The following are encoded in a window of Flavobacterium sp. WC2421 genomic DNA:
- the purU gene encoding formyltetrahydrofolate deformylase, with protein sequence MQKITLLIHCKDQKGIIAAVTNFILKVEGNITYIDQHVDVEQNVFFMRLESQLTNPEISLAAIKEDFEKTIAHDFNMAWDFYNKDLKPKMALFVSKYNHCLYDILGRYSAGELNVEIPLIISNHMDLKPIADQFNIPFYHVPFTKDNKEEGEKKQIELLKEFEVNFIVLARYMQIITPKLISLYENKIINIHHSFLPAFPGAKPYHSAFKRGVKIIGATSHYVTEELDEGPIIEQDISRVSHINSVDDFIMKGRDLERIVLARAIKLHAERKVMTYSNKTVIFL encoded by the coding sequence ATGCAAAAGATTACCTTACTCATTCATTGCAAAGACCAAAAAGGAATTATTGCCGCAGTAACTAATTTTATACTAAAAGTAGAAGGAAACATTACCTATATCGATCAACATGTTGATGTAGAACAAAATGTTTTTTTCATGCGTTTAGAGAGCCAATTGACCAATCCTGAAATTAGTTTAGCGGCTATAAAAGAAGATTTTGAAAAAACCATTGCCCATGATTTCAATATGGCTTGGGATTTTTATAATAAAGATTTAAAACCAAAAATGGCTTTGTTTGTTTCTAAATACAACCATTGTTTATATGATATTTTAGGTCGCTATAGTGCTGGAGAATTAAACGTTGAAATTCCTTTGATTATTAGCAATCACATGGACTTGAAACCTATTGCGGATCAATTTAATATTCCGTTTTATCATGTTCCTTTTACAAAAGACAATAAAGAAGAAGGAGAGAAAAAACAGATTGAATTATTGAAAGAATTTGAAGTGAATTTTATTGTTTTGGCAAGATACATGCAAATCATCACGCCGAAACTGATATCGCTTTACGAAAATAAAATCATCAACATTCACCATTCCTTTTTGCCCGCTTTTCCAGGTGCAAAACCGTACCATTCGGCATTTAAACGAGGTGTAAAGATTATTGGAGCAACAAGTCATTATGTTACTGAAGAACTAGACGAAGGACCCATTATTGAACAAGACATCTCTCGGGTATCCCATATTAATTCAGTAGATGACTTTATAATGAAAGGTCGAGATTTAGAACGAATTGTTTTGGCAAGAGCCATAAAACTACATGCCGAAAGAAAAGTAATGACCTACAGTAATAAAACAGTCATTTTTCTTTAA
- a CDS encoding alpha/beta fold hydrolase codes for MIESQQAKQWVTFVHGAGGSSSIWFKQIRDFQKHYNVLLLDLRGHGASKTTLKTAFKQKYTFSALANDILEVLDHLKIEKSHFIGISMGTILIRQLAEMYPQRVQSMILGGAILKMNFRSQILMKLGNAFKYVLPYLVLYRFFAFVIMPKKSHKQSRLLFINEAKKLYQKEFIKWFKLTAEINPVLKWFRQVELNIPTLYVMGEEDYMFLPAVRKVVENHYKSSSLLVIENCGHVVNVEQPLVFNKEVLSFMNRTK; via the coding sequence TTGATCGAAAGTCAACAGGCAAAGCAATGGGTGACTTTTGTACACGGTGCAGGTGGAAGTTCTTCTATTTGGTTCAAGCAAATTAGGGATTTTCAAAAGCATTATAATGTATTGCTATTGGATTTGCGAGGTCATGGAGCATCTAAAACTACTTTAAAAACCGCTTTTAAGCAAAAATATACTTTTTCGGCTTTGGCCAATGATATTTTGGAAGTGCTGGATCATCTTAAAATTGAAAAATCGCATTTTATTGGTATTTCAATGGGAACTATCTTAATTAGACAATTGGCCGAAATGTATCCCCAACGCGTACAAAGTATGATTCTTGGTGGCGCCATATTGAAAATGAATTTTCGTTCACAGATTTTAATGAAATTGGGTAATGCTTTTAAGTATGTTTTACCTTATTTGGTTTTATATCGGTTTTTCGCCTTTGTGATTATGCCTAAAAAAAGCCACAAACAATCTCGACTGCTTTTTATAAATGAAGCCAAAAAATTATACCAAAAAGAATTTATTAAATGGTTTAAACTCACTGCCGAAATTAATCCCGTTCTAAAATGGTTTCGTCAGGTAGAGTTGAATATTCCTACGCTATATGTTATGGGAGAGGAAGACTATATGTTTTTACCAGCCGTTCGCAAGGTGGTTGAAAATCATTATAAATCCTCGAGTCTATTAGTAATAGAAAATTGTGGTCATGTGGTAAATGTAGAGCAACCTCTTGTTTTCAATAAAGAGGTTCTTTCTTTTATGAATAGAACTAAATAA
- a CDS encoding ABC transporter substrate-binding protein, whose protein sequence is MKQISFIDQLGTSHTFITSPKRIISLVPSQTELLYDLGQEAKIIGITKFCVHPYHFKSTKTKVGGTKKVHYEKIRLLEPDIIICNKEENTQEIVERLSEICPVWVTNIITIEDNFQMISDFGQLFNCRTEAQKWNDKLAFALSDFKNFIKDIPVKKAAYFIWKNPYMVAGSDNFINELLKLNHFKNIYDTKGRYPEVAIEEIVQDGDPDFIFLSSEPYPFKKEDGYEISNYTDKAQTVLVDGEMFSWYGSRLLKAFDYFKMLHQKL, encoded by the coding sequence TTGAAACAAATTTCTTTCATCGATCAACTTGGGACTTCACACACCTTTATAACTTCGCCAAAACGAATTATTTCTCTTGTGCCTTCGCAAACTGAATTATTGTATGACTTGGGGCAAGAGGCTAAAATAATTGGGATAACGAAGTTTTGTGTACATCCTTATCATTTTAAATCCACCAAAACTAAAGTAGGAGGAACTAAGAAAGTGCATTATGAAAAAATCCGTCTATTAGAACCAGATATTATCATTTGCAACAAAGAGGAGAACACCCAAGAAATTGTTGAAAGATTAAGCGAAATATGCCCTGTTTGGGTTACAAATATCATTACAATTGAAGATAATTTCCAAATGATATCTGATTTTGGTCAGCTGTTTAATTGTAGAACCGAGGCCCAAAAATGGAACGACAAATTGGCTTTTGCCTTGAGCGATTTTAAAAATTTCATAAAGGACATTCCAGTGAAGAAAGCGGCCTATTTTATTTGGAAAAATCCTTATATGGTGGCGGGTTCGGATAATTTTATAAACGAATTATTAAAACTCAACCACTTCAAGAACATATATGACACTAAAGGACGTTATCCCGAAGTTGCCATAGAAGAAATTGTTCAAGATGGTGATCCCGATTTTATTTTTCTGTCTTCTGAACCTTATCCGTTTAAAAAAGAAGATGGATATGAAATAAGCAACTATACGGATAAAGCGCAAACTGTCTTGGTAGATGGAGAAATGTTTTCGTGGTACGGTAGCCGCTTGCTAAAAGCCTTTGATTATTTCAAAATGTTACATCAAAAACTATGA
- the pyrF gene encoding orotidine-5'-phosphate decarboxylase yields the protein MTTQELIEQIKIKKSFLAVGLDVDLNKIPKHLLDLEDPIFEFNKAIIDATHDLCVAYKPNIAFFEAYGIKGWLALQKTIQYINANYPEIFTIADAKRGDIGNTSSMYAKAFFEDLNFDSVTVAPYMGKDSVEPFLAFENKHTIMLALTSNEGAFDFQTLLVNGQELYKQVLETSKSWKNSENLMYVVGATKAEYFTEVRKIVPDSFLLVPGVGAQGGSLSEVCKYGMNDNIGLLINSSRAIIYASNGTDFAVKAREEALKMQQEMEAIVSLKFQV from the coding sequence ATGACTACACAAGAACTAATTGAACAAATCAAAATCAAGAAATCATTCCTCGCAGTAGGTCTGGACGTCGATTTAAATAAAATTCCAAAACATCTTTTAGATTTAGAAGATCCTATTTTTGAGTTTAACAAAGCTATTATTGATGCAACACATGATTTATGTGTTGCTTACAAACCCAATATTGCTTTTTTTGAAGCTTACGGTATAAAAGGATGGTTGGCTTTGCAAAAAACAATCCAATATATCAATGCCAATTATCCTGAAATTTTTACGATTGCCGATGCAAAACGAGGAGATATAGGAAATACGTCTTCGATGTATGCCAAAGCTTTTTTTGAAGATTTAAACTTTGATAGTGTAACTGTTGCTCCGTATATGGGGAAAGATTCGGTAGAGCCTTTCTTAGCTTTCGAAAACAAACATACTATCATGTTGGCGCTGACTTCTAATGAAGGTGCATTTGATTTTCAGACTTTACTTGTGAACGGACAAGAATTGTACAAGCAAGTACTTGAAACCTCTAAATCTTGGAAAAACAGCGAAAACTTAATGTATGTGGTTGGTGCTACCAAAGCAGAATATTTTACAGAGGTTCGAAAAATTGTTCCAGATAGTTTCTTGCTAGTTCCGGGAGTAGGAGCACAAGGTGGAAGCCTTTCAGAAGTATGCAAATACGGAATGAACGACAACATAGGGTTATTGATCAACTCTTCAAGAGCAATTATCTATGCCTCAAACGGAACTGATTTTGCCGTCAAAGCAAGAGAAGAAGCCTTGAAAATGCAACAGGAGATGGAGGCTATTGTAAGTTTAAAGTTTCAGGTTTAA
- a CDS encoding helix-turn-helix domain-containing protein yields the protein MKVHLKFDYAQLTKKIVQEKLSELGYKYNYIGFGEFNFLEKVPTAKIKEITSIFDEYGIEIVENQKSILVQKIKDTIVEMVHNDEQLNIKSSVYIADKLNMSYAYLSNLFSEVTFTSIENFIIIQKIELAKQLMLNTSLNITEISIQLNYSSVAHLSTQFKNMTGMTPSVFQKLINKRKEQLDKNNS from the coding sequence ATGAAAGTACATTTGAAGTTTGACTATGCTCAGTTAACAAAAAAGATTGTCCAAGAAAAACTATCCGAATTAGGATATAAATACAATTATATTGGGTTTGGTGAATTCAATTTTTTAGAAAAAGTACCTACTGCAAAAATAAAAGAAATCACTTCTATTTTCGATGAGTATGGTATAGAAATAGTTGAAAATCAAAAAAGCATATTAGTTCAAAAAATTAAAGACACCATCGTTGAAATGGTTCACAATGACGAGCAATTAAATATAAAAAGCTCCGTATACATTGCTGATAAATTAAACATGAGTTACGCCTATTTGTCTAATCTATTTTCAGAAGTCACTTTTACTTCGATTGAAAACTTTATTATAATTCAAAAAATAGAATTAGCAAAACAATTAATGCTTAACACCTCATTGAACATAACTGAAATTTCCATTCAGTTGAACTATTCCAGTGTAGCGCATTTAAGCACACAATTCAAAAATATGACAGGCATGACTCCTTCCGTTTTTCAAAAGTTAATTAACAAACGAAAAGAACAATTAGATAAAAATAACAGCTAA
- a CDS encoding response regulator, translating to MTTDYINICLADDDEDDRLFFTDAFDELKINTKVSTFKDGVELMNYLNHFDAVLPNILFLDLNMPKKNGLECLLEIKKNKTLNDIVVAIYSTSSSEEHIDETFINGANIYIKKPSDFDSLKKILSDVVTINWQYHTSGLNKDNFLMRM from the coding sequence ATGACTACTGATTACATAAATATTTGCCTTGCAGACGATGACGAAGACGACAGGTTGTTTTTTACAGACGCTTTTGACGAATTGAAAATAAATACAAAAGTGAGCACTTTTAAAGATGGTGTAGAGTTAATGAATTACTTAAACCATTTTGATGCTGTTTTACCTAACATTTTATTTTTAGACTTAAACATGCCAAAAAAAAATGGTCTCGAATGTTTATTGGAAATAAAAAAAAATAAAACCCTAAATGATATTGTCGTTGCCATCTATTCAACCTCATCATCAGAAGAACATATCGATGAGACTTTTATAAATGGTGCTAATATTTATATTAAAAAGCCAAGTGATTTTGATAGTTTAAAAAAAATACTTTCTGACGTGGTGACCATTAACTGGCAATACCATACCTCTGGTTTAAATAAAGATAATTTCTTAATGAGAATGTAA
- a CDS encoding CHASE3 domain-containing protein has product MKYIQLHKSPLFLKIIFIISVTIIFFIGAITFKHITVLKKTSNWVSNSYEVNIELERLISYLKDAETGERGYILTKEKSFLEPYIASKHLIKNSFKKVTLLTVNSRTQQANLKKLIFLINTRQNYLSKTLYLVEQENYDQEVFKSYLEIGKKTMDSIRDKIEEMIIVQKRLLQNRQLDYESTMSYTPLLIYLTLLVTLVLITIAFIKMNQDLVTLKNTINTLSVANEASNLAEIVGGFGSWQFNLNTETFAFSDNEYRLLGCEPQSFKASLEEFYKFVHPDDLQHVIDNANNIPIETTLPAFTYRIIRKDGEIRYFRALGRVVTVASGERTHIGTTSDVTEEVYANNFIEDRNRELESNNKELTAFNYIASHDLQEPLRKIETFLSRLVSKDYNNLSKAGQQYVTSIQYSANRMRILIEDLLQFSRTNKTEKAFEDADLNSLLENAKQELAQIIEDKNASIENTELPHLKVIPFQMQQLFINLIGNSLKYSKEDSSPIIQINCSTISANNEELLPNNNLNYYKITINDNGIGFEQEYAKKIFILFNRLHNKNEYNGTGIGLAICKKIVENHKGFIFANGVLNQGATFTIFLPEA; this is encoded by the coding sequence ATGAAATATATTCAGCTTCATAAATCGCCGCTATTTTTAAAAATAATTTTTATTATCTCAGTAACGATTATATTTTTTATTGGCGCTATTACTTTTAAACACATTACTGTTCTAAAAAAAACATCCAATTGGGTAAGTAATAGTTATGAAGTAAATATTGAACTGGAGCGTTTAATTTCTTACCTAAAAGATGCCGAAACTGGAGAAAGAGGTTATATATTGACTAAAGAGAAAAGTTTTCTTGAACCTTATATTGCATCTAAACATTTAATCAAAAATTCTTTCAAGAAAGTAACCTTATTAACTGTCAACAGTAGGACTCAACAAGCAAATTTAAAAAAATTAATATTCCTCATTAATACCAGACAAAACTACCTTTCCAAAACATTGTATCTTGTTGAGCAGGAAAATTATGATCAGGAAGTTTTTAAAAGTTATTTAGAAATTGGAAAAAAAACAATGGATTCTATACGAGATAAAATAGAAGAAATGATTATTGTTCAAAAAAGACTTTTACAAAACAGGCAATTGGATTATGAGTCCACTATGAGTTATACTCCGCTACTTATTTATCTCACCCTCTTAGTGACGTTAGTTTTAATTACGATTGCATTTATTAAAATGAATCAGGACTTAGTGACCCTTAAAAATACAATTAACACACTTTCAGTTGCCAATGAAGCCAGTAATCTTGCGGAGATTGTGGGAGGTTTTGGAAGTTGGCAATTCAATTTAAATACAGAAACCTTTGCTTTCTCAGATAATGAATATCGCTTATTAGGATGTGAACCTCAATCTTTTAAGGCAAGTCTCGAAGAATTTTACAAATTTGTTCACCCAGACGATTTACAACACGTAATTGACAACGCGAACAACATTCCTATTGAAACAACTTTACCTGCATTTACTTATAGAATTATCAGAAAAGATGGCGAAATAAGATATTTCAGAGCTTTAGGACGAGTTGTAACAGTAGCTTCTGGCGAGAGAACACATATAGGAACTACAAGTGATGTAACTGAGGAAGTGTATGCTAATAACTTTATTGAAGATCGAAATAGAGAATTAGAAAGTAACAATAAAGAACTAACGGCATTCAACTACATTGCGAGTCACGATTTACAAGAACCACTAAGAAAAATTGAAACTTTTCTCTCAAGATTAGTTAGTAAAGATTATAACAATTTATCTAAAGCAGGACAACAATACGTGACCAGCATACAATATTCTGCTAATCGAATGCGTATTCTTATTGAAGACTTATTGCAATTCTCTAGAACTAATAAAACTGAAAAAGCTTTTGAAGACGCTGATTTAAATTCCTTATTAGAAAATGCAAAACAAGAACTAGCTCAAATAATTGAAGATAAAAATGCAAGTATTGAAAATACTGAATTACCTCATTTAAAAGTAATTCCATTTCAAATGCAGCAGTTGTTTATTAATTTAATTGGTAACTCATTAAAATATAGCAAAGAAGACAGCAGTCCAATCATTCAAATTAATTGTTCAACAATCAGTGCTAATAACGAAGAATTATTACCTAACAACAATCTGAACTATTATAAAATCACCATTAATGACAACGGAATCGGATTTGAGCAAGAATATGCTAAAAAGATTTTTATCCTCTTTAATAGACTTCACAACAAAAACGAATATAACGGAACAGGAATTGGTTTGGCTATTTGTAAAAAAATAGTAGAAAACCACAAAGGATTTATATTTGCCAATGGAGTATTGAATCAAGGTGCTACATTTACTATTTTTCTCCCTGAGGCATAA
- a CDS encoding lmo0937 family membrane protein: MQNLLYIVAVVLVILWALGFFVYSLGSIIHILLVIAVIAILLRVIRG; this comes from the coding sequence ATGCAAAATTTATTATACATTGTAGCAGTAGTATTAGTAATACTATGGGCATTAGGATTCTTCGTTTATAGTTTAGGAAGTATTATTCACATATTATTAGTAATAGCTGTTATTGCAATTTTACTAAGAGTGATAAGAGGGTAA
- the prfA gene encoding peptide chain release factor 1: MLDRLQIVKQRFDEISDLIIQPDVISDQKRYVQLNQEYKSLKALAEKRDEYVLLMANIDEANEIIADGSDADMTEMAKMQLDEAKERLPELEEEIKFMLIPKDPEDAKNVMVEIRAGTGGDEASIFAGDLFRMYTKYCEGRGWRTSVVDMNEGTSGGFKEVIFEVTGEDVYGTLKFEAGVHRVQRVPQTETQGRVHTSAATVMVLPEAEEFDVQIDMNDVRVDFFCSSGPGGQSVNTTKSAVRLTHIPTGLVAQCQDQKSQHKNKDKAFGVLRSRLYEQELAKKQAEDATTRTSQVSSGDRSAKIRTYNYAQGRVTDHRVGLTLYDLGNIMNGDIQKIVDELALVNNMEKLKEASEVF, encoded by the coding sequence ATGTTAGATAGACTTCAAATAGTAAAACAACGTTTCGATGAGATATCGGATTTGATTATCCAGCCGGATGTTATTTCTGATCAGAAACGTTATGTGCAATTGAATCAAGAGTATAAAAGCTTGAAAGCATTGGCTGAAAAGAGAGACGAATACGTGCTACTTATGGCTAATATTGATGAAGCAAATGAAATAATTGCTGACGGTAGTGATGCAGATATGACCGAAATGGCCAAGATGCAACTGGACGAAGCAAAGGAAAGATTACCAGAACTAGAGGAAGAAATTAAATTTATGTTGATTCCTAAAGATCCTGAAGATGCGAAGAATGTGATGGTGGAGATTCGTGCCGGAACGGGTGGGGATGAAGCGAGTATTTTTGCAGGGGATTTATTCCGTATGTACACTAAATACTGTGAAGGCCGCGGATGGAGAACGTCAGTTGTGGATATGAATGAAGGAACTTCGGGTGGATTTAAAGAGGTAATCTTTGAAGTTACTGGTGAGGATGTTTATGGAACATTGAAGTTTGAAGCGGGTGTTCACCGTGTGCAACGTGTACCACAAACGGAAACGCAAGGACGTGTGCACACCTCAGCAGCGACTGTTATGGTATTGCCAGAAGCAGAGGAATTTGATGTGCAAATTGATATGAATGATGTACGTGTGGATTTCTTTTGTTCGTCAGGACCTGGTGGACAATCAGTAAATACAACCAAATCGGCAGTGCGTTTGACGCATATTCCAACTGGATTGGTAGCACAATGTCAAGATCAAAAATCACAACACAAGAATAAGGATAAAGCCTTTGGCGTATTGCGTTCTCGTTTATACGAACAAGAATTAGCCAAAAAACAAGCTGAAGATGCTACTACACGTACGTCTCAAGTTAGTTCAGGTGACCGTTCTGCTAAAATTCGTACTTACAATTACGCACAAGGCCGTGTAACGGACCATAGAGTTGGTTTAACCCTGTATGACCTAGGAAACATTATGAATGGTGATATTCAAAAAATTGTTGACGAACTAGCATTAGTGAACAACATGGAGAAACTGAAAGAAGCCAGTGAGGTTTTTTAA
- a CDS encoding DUF1801 domain-containing protein, which translates to MNLKVDDFISNAKKWQPEMEQLRQLLLDCGLTEEFKWRTPCYSFQGNNVVLIASFKSFCALSFLKGSLLQDTNGMLVQPGENSQAVRFFKFTNVSEIEELKPILKNYIYEAIEVEKAGLKVAFKSNKELELVDELKAILDKNLALKAAFESLTPGRQRAYNLFFEAAKQSKTRETRIEKYIPRILDGKGINDCVCGLSKKMPSCDGSHKSICGEK; encoded by the coding sequence ATGAATCTCAAAGTCGACGACTTTATTAGTAATGCTAAAAAATGGCAGCCCGAAATGGAGCAATTACGACAATTGTTACTCGATTGTGGTCTGACCGAAGAGTTCAAGTGGCGCACGCCTTGTTATAGTTTTCAAGGGAACAACGTAGTTTTAATAGCCAGTTTTAAATCATTTTGTGCGCTTAGTTTCCTCAAAGGTTCGTTGCTACAAGATACCAACGGAATGTTAGTACAACCGGGAGAAAACAGCCAAGCAGTCCGTTTTTTTAAATTTACTAATGTATCTGAAATTGAGGAACTAAAACCTATCCTGAAAAACTACATTTATGAAGCGATTGAGGTCGAAAAAGCGGGTTTAAAAGTAGCTTTCAAAAGTAATAAAGAATTAGAGTTAGTAGATGAACTGAAAGCTATTTTAGATAAAAACCTAGCTTTAAAAGCAGCTTTTGAATCCTTAACTCCAGGACGACAACGGGCATATAACTTGTTTTTTGAAGCTGCGAAACAATCCAAAACTAGGGAAACCAGAATAGAAAAATACATTCCCCGCATTCTTGACGGTAAAGGAATCAATGATTGTGTTTGCGGTTTATCTAAAAAAATGCCCAGTTGCGACGGTTCACACAAATCCATTTGTGGAGAAAAATAA
- a CDS encoding DNA topoisomerase 3, protein MKVCIAEKPSVAREIASVLGANTKHDGYYEGNGYAVTYTFGHLCTLKEPNDYKSYWKSWDLNNLPMLPEKFETKVVSNSGIQKQFKIIKGLFDKATLVINCGDAGQEGELIQRWVMNEANYKGEVQRLWISSLTTEAIKEGFENLKPSANYDNLYYAGFSRAIGDWLLGMNATRLYTVKHGGYKQVLSIGRVQTPTLAMVVDRWKEIENFKPQPYWELQTLYRETLFSYEEGRFLKKEDGEILANKVKESEFEIVSVEKKNGNEFAPKLFDLTGLQVYCNTKFGFTADETLKIVQTLYEQKVVTYPRVDTTFLPNDVYPKVPGILQKLTNYAALTQPLLEKKIKKSSKVFNDKKVTDHHAIIPTGIQSNLQYNQQQVYDIITKRFIAVFYDDCLVANTSVIGKAADVLFKTTGKEILKKGFRVVFEDPNAKEKEADLLPSFTVGEKGPHQPSFLEKETKPPNQFTEATLLRAMETAGKQVDDEDLRELMKENGIGRPSTRANIIETLFKRQYIVRNKKQVLPTPTGIQLIDTIQNELVKSAELTGSWEKQLKDIEKGTFTAGAFINNMKRMVEALVYEVRSETKRANISHVGNIQKEVAKVEKKKAAGIMAEACPKCKKGTIIAGKSAYGCTDYKAGCTFLLPFTFMEKKISENQYLRLLQKGSTVNLKDFKTDTGTVEGLLRFDENFNLKLEPKKTAAPAPAKNTTADMLACPKCQKGTVIKGNTAYGCSNYKLGCDFKVPFDVVRTKLKDQKPTKELVHTILKESI, encoded by the coding sequence ATGAAGGTCTGTATTGCCGAAAAACCAAGTGTAGCACGTGAAATCGCATCCGTTTTAGGAGCCAATACCAAGCATGATGGCTATTATGAAGGCAATGGTTATGCGGTAACCTATACTTTTGGTCATTTATGTACCTTGAAAGAACCTAACGATTACAAATCCTATTGGAAAAGTTGGGACTTGAACAACTTGCCCATGCTTCCTGAAAAATTTGAGACTAAAGTAGTTTCTAATTCAGGAATTCAAAAGCAATTTAAAATTATAAAAGGATTATTTGACAAGGCCACTTTAGTCATCAACTGCGGGGATGCGGGACAAGAAGGAGAACTGATCCAGCGCTGGGTGATGAATGAAGCCAATTACAAAGGCGAAGTGCAACGCTTGTGGATTTCGTCCCTAACCACCGAAGCTATTAAAGAAGGTTTTGAGAATTTAAAACCATCGGCCAACTACGATAATTTATACTATGCCGGTTTTTCAAGAGCCATAGGTGACTGGTTACTGGGTATGAATGCCACCCGTTTGTACACCGTAAAACATGGCGGTTACAAGCAAGTATTGTCTATAGGACGCGTACAAACGCCTACATTAGCGATGGTAGTCGATCGCTGGAAGGAAATAGAAAATTTTAAGCCACAACCCTATTGGGAATTGCAAACCTTATATAGAGAAACACTTTTCAGCTATGAAGAAGGTCGTTTTTTGAAAAAGGAAGACGGAGAAATTTTGGCCAATAAAGTCAAAGAAAGTGAATTCGAAATTGTTTCTGTAGAAAAAAAGAACGGAAATGAGTTTGCACCTAAGTTATTTGATTTAACTGGATTACAAGTATATTGCAATACAAAATTTGGTTTTACAGCTGATGAAACGCTTAAAATAGTACAGACTTTGTATGAACAAAAAGTAGTCACCTACCCCAGAGTAGACACCACTTTTTTACCAAACGACGTCTATCCAAAAGTACCCGGAATTCTACAAAAGCTGACTAATTATGCTGCATTAACGCAACCGCTTTTAGAAAAAAAGATTAAAAAATCATCTAAGGTTTTCAACGATAAAAAAGTAACAGATCACCATGCGATTATTCCTACGGGAATTCAATCGAACTTGCAATACAATCAGCAGCAAGTCTATGATATTATTACAAAGCGTTTTATAGCTGTATTTTATGATGATTGCTTGGTAGCTAATACCTCAGTGATTGGGAAAGCAGCCGATGTACTGTTCAAAACTACTGGAAAAGAAATCTTAAAAAAAGGATTTCGAGTTGTTTTTGAAGATCCAAATGCCAAAGAAAAAGAAGCCGATTTATTACCCAGTTTTACTGTGGGTGAGAAAGGACCTCATCAACCTTCCTTTTTAGAAAAGGAAACCAAACCACCCAATCAGTTTACGGAAGCTACGTTATTGCGTGCTATGGAAACTGCAGGTAAACAAGTTGATGATGAAGATTTACGGGAATTGATGAAGGAAAATGGCATCGGACGACCGTCAACACGAGCCAATATTATTGAAACCTTGTTCAAACGCCAGTACATTGTAAGAAATAAAAAACAAGTATTGCCAACCCCAACAGGAATTCAATTGATAGACACGATTCAAAATGAATTAGTAAAATCAGCGGAACTGACGGGATCTTGGGAAAAGCAATTGAAAGATATCGAAAAAGGAACTTTTACCGCTGGTGCTTTCATCAATAATATGAAACGCATGGTCGAGGCCTTAGTCTATGAAGTACGCAGTGAAACCAAACGTGCTAATATTTCGCATGTGGGTAATATTCAAAAAGAAGTAGCTAAAGTAGAAAAAAAGAAAGCGGCTGGAATCATGGCAGAAGCCTGTCCTAAATGTAAAAAAGGTACAATTATAGCAGGAAAGTCGGCTTATGGTTGTACCGATTATAAAGCGGGTTGCACTTTTTTATTGCCTTTTACTTTTATGGAGAAAAAAATATCCGAGAATCAATACCTGCGATTGCTACAAAAAGGATCCACTGTAAACTTGAAAGATTTTAAAACGGATACAGGTACTGTAGAAGGATTACTGCGATTTGATGAAAACTTCAATTTAAAATTAGAACCCAAAAAAACGGCTGCTCCTGCTCCTGCAAAGAATACAACTGCTGACATGCTGGCTTGTCCCAAATGCCAAAAAGGAACCGTTATAAAAGGAAATACAGCTTATGGGTGCAGCAATTACAAACTGGGCTGTGATTTCAAAGTCCCTTTTGATGTGGTTCGAACAAAACTAAAAGATCAAAAACCGACCAAAGAATTGGTTCATACTATTTTGAAAGAAAGCATTTAA